The Wolbachia endosymbiont (group B) of Gerris lacustris genomic interval CATTTACTGGTGTTTTCTAGATTTATGATAAAGAACAGAGATATTATGGAGCACATCCACACCAAAATTGATAAATTCACGTGTATCACCAGTGCATTATCAAAAATATATTGTGCAGAGGGAATTAGAGAGGAAATGAAAGGCAATCGTAAAAAAATAACAATTATTGATAGTAAACCAGAGCAAGCAAGGGCAAGTACTGCCAATAACATCCATTGCCTGCAAAGAGGAGCATTATTTTGTATGTTGAGCATGGTCTTTCTTGCTTTTGATTGCTATAATACAAGACAGTGTACATTTTTTAAAGTGATATGCGTAGCTCAAATGAATAACATCTCAACAATATCTTTTATCCTGAAAATGCTGCGTCCATTTCCATTTCATATTGGGGTAGTATTACTGACAGCGTTAGTCTGGGCTATCGATATTTCCTTTAATCCATACTTAATAAAAGTCATTATAGATCGTGTTTCAACATCAGATGCAAATGATCTTTTTCGTAATATAGCAACTCCTATCGTATTCTATGTACTAATATTATTTTCACTTGAGTGCTTTACTAGATTATACGGTTATTTTTTTGAAATTAAGATGATTCCTAATCTTCGTAAAAACATTGTTAAATCAAGTATTGACACATTATTAGATCAAGATAGTAGCTACTACCAAAATAACTTCTCTGGCAGCCTTGCTAACAAAGTCAATAATTTAACAAACTATATTCCTGATGTCGTGCAAATTGCGCTTGATAGACTTGTAGCTCGCGCATTAGCACTTGGTATCGGAATTTATTTTTTGTGGCAAGTGAATATTTACTTTGCCTTGTTAATGTTAACTTGGTCAGCATTATTTGTTTTGTCTTCTCTCTTACTTGCAGGAAAGATAGCGTATCTTGCAGATGCGTGGTCAGAGCTCGGTTCAAGCATTACTGGTAAAATGGTAGATGTATTCTCAAATATCATGTCTGTAAGGTTATTTGCCAGCAAAGACCAAGAAAAATTATCCTTGCGATCCACTCATAGTGAAGCTGTTAAAGCAGAGCAAAAACTTCAGTGGTTATACATGTGGATTTTCATTTTCTATGGCTTCTCATTTGCGATCATGCAAATACTTAATTTATATCTCTTGGTTAAAGGAAGAGAACAAGAGTTAATTACTACTGGAGATTTTGCTTTTGTTATGACTATTAATATAGCAATAGCTAATTTTTTTTGGATGATAGCCAAAAACTTCTCACAATTTTCTAAATCGTGGGGAAGGATTACTCAGGCTTTGAGGACGATTACCTCAATTCCCAAAATCCAAGATCAGCCAAATGCTGTAGATCTAGTCATTAAAAAAGGGGAAATTAGTTTTGATAAAGTTCATTTTCGTTATAAAGATGAAGAGCCAATATTTGAAAACAAATCCATGATAATTGAGTCTGGTCAAAGAGTAGGACTTGTTGGTTATTCAGGTGGTGGTAAATCAACATTTGTAAACCTAATCCTCCGGCTTTATGATATAAAATCTGGAAAAGTTTCAATTGACGGACAAGATATTCGAAATGTAACTCAGGATTCTCTGCACAAAAGTATTGGAATGATCCCACAAGATCCATCGCTTTTTCATAGGACTCTAATGGAAAATATTCGCTACGGTAAAGTAGATGCTAGTGATGATGAAGTAATAGAAGCTGCCAAACGTGCACATGCTCATGAATTCATTTCAAAATTGTTCCAAGGTTATGAGTCACTCGTTGGCGAAAGAGGTATCAAACTTTCGGGAGGACAGAGACAACGTATTGCAATTGCCAGAGCTATTTTAAAAAATGCTCCTATATTAATTCTTGATGAAGCAACTTCACAACTTGATTCTGTGACTGAAAGCGATATTCAAAAATCTCTGTGGGAGTTGATGCAAGGTAAAACTACAATAGTGATAGCCCATCGCCTATCTACACTTTTGCACATGGATCGTATTTTAGTATTTGATCAAGGTAAAGTTGTGGAAGATGGTACTCACCAAGAGCTTCTTGATGAAAATGGAATGTATAAAACTCTATGGGATGCACAAGTTGGCGGGTTTTTGCCGGATAAAAAGAAAAGTGAATGTATTCAGTGTGTTGAAGAACAACAATAAGAAATTTTTGTTTAGTAGTATTTATTACGCTCATAAAAATTAATTGTGTGGCCCACAAAGATAAGGATATCATCTTTCTCCTCACTTTTTATTTTTCATACCTCTTCTCTTCTACCTTTGTGTATTAAGCTATATGTAAACAGTGCTTCCGAATTCTTTATAATTAATCCATACTACCATACTCTGGGAGCATACATATTCATAAACCAGTGTTTCAACGTACAATGGGAACATTTTCGTTGTGATTTAGGTTTCTAGTATGTATATTAATAAATCTTGTTTTCACTAAATAATGAAAATAATAATTGTCATGATAATGTTATTGTATAGTAACTATACAATGGCAAACGGACGAATAAGTCTGGTAGATAAAAAATTATCTCAAGGATATGTAGCTCCAATACTTACAGAAAATAGCGTTATTTTACCAGACAAGCACGGTACCTTATATTCCTTTGATGTCGATAACCCAAGAGTTATAAATTGGAAATTATACCTCTCAAGTAGAAAAAAAATTGGTAATATGAGTCTATCGAGCTACAAAGAAAATGTTTTCTTTGTAGTGGATAACATTCTACACACAATAGACGCAAAGACAGGGGAGATTCAATGGGAAAAAGAATTAAGATCTCCGGTAAGA includes:
- a CDS encoding ABC transporter ATP-binding protein, with translation MLRPFPFHIGVVLLTALVWAIDISFNPYLIKVIIDRVSTSDANDLFRNIATPIVFYVLILFSLECFTRLYGYFFEIKMIPNLRKNIVKSSIDTLLDQDSSYYQNNFSGSLANKVNNLTNYIPDVVQIALDRLVARALALGIGIYFLWQVNIYFALLMLTWSALFVLSSLLLAGKIAYLADAWSELGSSITGKMVDVFSNIMSVRLFASKDQEKLSLRSTHSEAVKAEQKLQWLYMWIFIFYGFSFAIMQILNLYLLVKGREQELITTGDFAFVMTINIAIANFFWMIAKNFSQFSKSWGRITQALRTITSIPKIQDQPNAVDLVIKKGEISFDKVHFRYKDEEPIFENKSMIIESGQRVGLVGYSGGGKSTFVNLILRLYDIKSGKVSIDGQDIRNVTQDSLHKSIGMIPQDPSLFHRTLMENIRYGKVDASDDEVIEAAKRAHAHEFISKLFQGYESLVGERGIKLSGGQRQRIAIARAILKNAPILILDEATSQLDSVTESDIQKSLWELMQGKTTIVIAHRLSTLLHMDRILVFDQGKVVEDGTHQELLDENGMYKTLWDAQVGGFLPDKKKSECIQCVEEQQ